A section of the Dyella jiangningensis genome encodes:
- the trbJ gene encoding P-type conjugative transfer protein TrbJ: MKTRVLSASLAAVLSGSLLLAQPAAAITVIDPTNLVQNTLTAIRTMEMIENQINQLQNEAQMLVNQGRNLASLPFNVLSRLQSNLATTQQLITQAQGLAFQVQSMDQQFAQLYPQQYAATVSGNQMYQDAHQRWQNTLNGLQTAMQMQAQVSQNVTTDQGVLTDLVGQSQSATGALQAQQATNQLLALQAKQSIQTQQLQLTQGRASALELARQAAAVEQGRVITQRFLGTGTPYTPETVSFYGN; the protein is encoded by the coding sequence ATGAAAACCCGTGTGCTTTCCGCTTCGCTCGCCGCCGTACTGTCCGGTTCGCTGCTGCTCGCACAGCCGGCGGCGGCCATCACCGTCATTGATCCGACCAACCTCGTGCAGAACACGCTGACCGCGATTCGCACGATGGAAATGATCGAAAACCAGATCAACCAGCTCCAGAACGAAGCGCAGATGCTCGTCAATCAGGGGCGCAATCTGGCGAGCCTGCCGTTCAACGTGCTCAGTCGCCTGCAATCGAATCTGGCGACCACGCAGCAGCTCATCACGCAGGCGCAGGGGCTGGCGTTCCAGGTGCAGAGCATGGATCAGCAGTTTGCGCAGTTGTACCCGCAGCAGTACGCCGCGACCGTGAGCGGCAATCAGATGTACCAGGACGCGCACCAGCGTTGGCAGAACACGCTCAACGGCTTGCAGACCGCGATGCAGATGCAGGCGCAGGTGTCACAGAACGTGACCACTGACCAGGGCGTGCTGACCGACCTCGTGGGCCAGAGCCAGTCCGCGACCGGCGCACTGCAAGCGCAGCAAGCGACCAATCAGCTTCTCGCCTTGCAGGCCAAGCAGTCGATCCAGACGCAGCAGCTCCAACTCACGCAGGGCCGCGCGTCGGCGCTGGAACTGGCGAGGCAGGCCGCCGCCGTCGAGCAAGGCCGTGTCATCACGCAGCGGTTCCTCGGCACCGGCACGCCGTACACGCCGGAAACAGTGAGCTTCTACGGGAACTGA
- the trbF gene encoding conjugal transfer protein TrbF translates to MRFKRPQVRYASTPQPATPYQSAAQVWDERIGSARVQAKNWRFMAFGCLALALLMAGGLVWRSAQSIVTPYVVEVDKTGQVRAVGEAATLYRPADAQIAYHLANFITLVRSLSIDPIVVRQNWLDAYDYTTDKGAAVLNDYASKNDPFARVGKESVTVQITSVTRASDASFNVRWTEQHFANGAPTGTERWNAVVSIVLQTPRTEQRLRKNPLGIYVNGLSWSRELDASEGAKP, encoded by the coding sequence ATGCGATTCAAGCGACCGCAGGTGCGCTACGCGAGTACGCCGCAGCCTGCTACTCCGTACCAGTCCGCCGCGCAGGTGTGGGACGAGCGCATCGGCTCGGCCCGCGTGCAGGCGAAGAACTGGCGCTTCATGGCCTTTGGCTGCCTCGCGCTTGCGCTGCTGATGGCTGGCGGCCTTGTGTGGCGCTCGGCGCAATCCATCGTCACGCCCTACGTGGTGGAGGTGGACAAGACCGGCCAGGTGCGCGCGGTCGGCGAAGCCGCCACGCTGTACCGGCCTGCGGATGCGCAGATCGCCTACCACCTGGCGAACTTCATCACGCTGGTTCGCTCGTTGTCGATCGACCCCATCGTGGTGCGGCAGAACTGGCTCGACGCCTACGACTACACGACGGACAAGGGCGCGGCCGTGCTCAACGACTACGCCAGCAAGAACGACCCGTTCGCGCGCGTCGGCAAGGAGTCGGTGACGGTGCAGATCACCAGCGTGACGCGCGCCAGCGATGCGTCATTCAACGTGCGCTGGACGGAACAGCACTTCGCCAACGGCGCACCGACCGGCACCGAACGCTGGAATGCCGTGGTGTCCATCGTCCTGCAAACCCCGCGCACCGAACAGCGGCTGCGCAAGAACCCGCTCGGCATCTACGTCAACGGCCTGTCGTGGAGCCGGGAGCTGGATGCGTCCGAAGGAGCCAAGCCATGA
- the trbL gene encoding P-type conjugative transfer protein TrbL, which yields MNDVSIIDHFLNVFSTYIDSGFGLLRGEVGFLTATLVVIDMTLAGLYWSLGHATGQGEDVMAKLIRKVLYVGAFAYIIGNFNMLSGVVFRSFAGLGLTATGSAVSMETFLQPGHLAKTGIDAGMPILEQISDMAGFPEVFINITPIVVMFLAWLTVIVCFFVLAVQLFITLIEFKLTTLAGFVLVPFALWNKTAFLAEKVLGNVVSAGIKVLVLAVIVGIGTGLFAQFPTTPSEPSIDHALVVMLASLALLALGIYGPGIATGLVSGAPQLGAGAMAGAAVGAAGTAVAISAAATGVGGAVAAGARMAPAAASALGKGARMAASTASSAGSAFQAGSAAAGGGAKGAMAGFGNVAKTGARAVGQKAAAGARSFGQRAAAAFRSDSASTSAGASSTGGTSPGAAASGESTANPADQPQPAWAKRLHRRQQITHAATTAAHTLHGGDGGGSAQGPSLGQPDE from the coding sequence ATGAACGACGTTTCGATCATCGACCACTTCCTCAATGTCTTCTCCACCTACATCGACTCGGGCTTTGGCCTGCTGCGTGGCGAGGTCGGATTTCTGACCGCGACGCTGGTGGTCATCGACATGACGCTGGCGGGCCTTTACTGGTCGCTCGGCCACGCCACCGGCCAGGGCGAAGACGTGATGGCGAAGCTCATCCGCAAGGTGCTCTACGTCGGCGCCTTCGCCTACATCATCGGTAACTTCAACATGCTGTCCGGCGTCGTGTTCCGTTCCTTCGCCGGCCTCGGCCTGACGGCTACCGGCTCGGCCGTGAGCATGGAGACGTTTCTGCAACCTGGGCATCTCGCCAAGACCGGCATCGACGCCGGTATGCCGATCCTCGAACAGATCAGCGACATGGCGGGCTTCCCCGAGGTGTTTATCAACATCACGCCCATCGTCGTGATGTTCCTCGCCTGGCTGACTGTCATCGTCTGTTTTTTTGTGCTGGCGGTGCAGCTTTTCATCACGTTGATCGAGTTCAAGCTGACCACGCTGGCCGGCTTCGTGCTGGTGCCGTTCGCGCTCTGGAACAAGACCGCGTTCCTTGCAGAAAAAGTGCTCGGTAACGTGGTGTCGGCCGGCATCAAGGTACTGGTGCTGGCGGTTATCGTCGGCATCGGCACGGGCCTGTTCGCGCAGTTCCCGACGACGCCCAGCGAGCCGTCCATCGACCATGCGCTGGTGGTGATGCTGGCCTCGCTCGCGTTGCTTGCGCTCGGCATCTACGGGCCGGGCATTGCGACCGGCCTGGTATCCGGCGCACCGCAGCTCGGCGCGGGCGCGATGGCCGGCGCCGCCGTGGGCGCAGCCGGCACCGCTGTCGCCATTAGTGCGGCGGCTACGGGTGTCGGCGGTGCCGTCGCGGCCGGGGCGCGCATGGCGCCGGCCGCCGCCAGCGCGCTCGGCAAAGGCGCACGTATGGCCGCCTCCACGGCCAGCAGTGCCGGCTCGGCATTCCAGGCCGGCTCCGCTGCCGCCGGTGGCGGCGCGAAAGGCGCGATGGCGGGCTTTGGCAATGTCGCCAAGACCGGCGCTCGGGCCGTCGGCCAGAAGGCCGCCGCTGGCGCGCGCTCGTTCGGGCAACGCGCTGCCGCTGCGTTCCGTTCGGACAGCGCAAGCACCAGCGCAGGTGCATCCAGTACCGGCGGCACGTCGCCCGGCGCGGCTGCTTCCGGCGAATCCACCGCTAATCCCGCTGACCAGCCGCAACCCGCGTGGGCCAAACGACTGCACCGCCGCCAGCAGATCACCCATGCCGCGACCACCGCCGCACACACGCTGCACGGCGGGGACGGCGGCGGTTCGGCACAAGGCCCGAGCCTGGGCCAACCCGACGAATGA
- the trbG gene encoding P-type conjugative transfer protein TrbG, translating into MNLSFRFYAFVLIVAVLSGCASQGKPPPHISLDEPVQAQKQPDPPMPVEVVEVPKVLPMPAQMKPLPDVDDAKPAPEPADETARVSRANAEARMAPTREGFVNAIQVWPFTDGALYQVYAAPGRVTVISLQAGEELVTVAAGDTVRWIVGDTSSGAGDALRVNVLVKPIRSGLKTNLVITTSRRTYLIELTSTDKAWMASVSWEYPKDQMLALQRQDQAAQAAAPVDIGLSLEKIRFRYAISGSNPPWKPLRAFDDGEKVYIEFPPGIAQGELPPLFVIGAQGDGQLVNYRVRSPYYIVDRLFGAAELRLGGDKGDVVRIERTDGTRGN; encoded by the coding sequence ATGAACCTGTCTTTCCGTTTTTACGCTTTCGTGCTGATCGTGGCAGTCCTGTCGGGCTGCGCCTCGCAGGGCAAGCCACCGCCGCACATCTCGCTCGACGAGCCGGTGCAGGCACAGAAGCAACCCGATCCACCCATGCCGGTCGAAGTGGTAGAGGTGCCGAAGGTGTTGCCGATGCCGGCGCAGATGAAGCCGCTGCCGGACGTGGATGACGCCAAACCCGCACCGGAACCGGCCGACGAAACCGCGCGTGTCTCGCGTGCGAATGCGGAGGCGCGCATGGCTCCCACGCGCGAGGGCTTCGTCAACGCGATCCAGGTCTGGCCCTTCACCGACGGCGCGCTCTATCAGGTCTATGCCGCGCCGGGCCGCGTCACTGTGATTTCGCTTCAGGCCGGCGAGGAGCTGGTGACGGTCGCTGCCGGCGACACCGTGCGCTGGATCGTCGGCGACACGTCCAGCGGCGCCGGCGACGCGCTGCGCGTGAACGTGCTGGTGAAACCGATCCGTTCGGGCCTTAAGACAAACCTCGTCATCACCACCAGCCGGCGTACCTACCTGATCGAACTGACCTCGACCGACAAGGCATGGATGGCGTCGGTGTCGTGGGAGTATCCGAAAGACCAGATGCTCGCCTTGCAGCGGCAAGATCAAGCCGCGCAGGCAGCGGCACCCGTCGATATCGGCCTGTCGCTGGAGAAGATTCGTTTCCGCTATGCGATCAGCGGCAGCAATCCGCCGTGGAAGCCGCTGCGCGCCTTCGACGATGGCGAGAAGGTCTATATCGAGTTTCCGCCCGGCATCGCCCAGGGCGAACTGCCGCCGTTGTTCGTCATTGGCGCGCAGGGCGACGGCCAGCTCGTCAACTACCGTGTCCGTTCTCCGTACTACATCGTGGATCGGCTGTTCGGCGCAGCCGAACTGCGTCTCGGCGGTGACAAGGGCGACGTGGTGCGCATCGAGCGTACGGATGGCACGCGGGGGAACTGA